In Deltaproteobacteria bacterium, the genomic stretch GCCTTAACAAGGCATTTATTTCATTACTTGAACGTGTAACCGGGATCACGACAGAAAAGAAAAAAAGCAAGACGCTATACCACGATTTGGATCATCTCTCCGGTGTATGGGCAAAAGAAGAGGCCTCACACTTTAAGAAGAATCTCGATGCACAACGAAAGATAGATGATGGGTTATGGAAAAAAACAGAATAATACTGGATACATCTGCATATTCTGCCTTTTTGAGAGGGCATGAGGAGCTTAAACTGTCAATACAACAAGCTGATGAAATATTTCTGAACCCCGTTATAATCGGCGAATTGTTGGCTGGATTCGTAATGGGAAAGCATGAAAAGAAGAACAGGACTTTTCTTGAGGAGTGCATCTCCTCACCACGAGTAAGCATAATTAGCATTGATGAGGAGACCTCGGAAAGATATG encodes the following:
- a CDS encoding PIN domain-containing protein, with product MEKNRIILDTSAYSAFLRGHEELKLSIQQADEIFLNPVIIGELLAGFVMGKHEKKNRTFLEECISSPRVSIISIDEETSERYAVIRKV